The following are from one region of the Coffea eugenioides isolate CCC68of chromosome 2, Ceug_1.0, whole genome shotgun sequence genome:
- the LOC113763050 gene encoding sm-like protein LSM7, whose translation MSGRKETVLDLAKFVDKGVQVKLTGGRQVTGTLKGYDQLLNLVLDEAIEFLRDPDDPLKTTDHTRRLGLIICRGTAVMLVSPTDGTDEIANPFVQPDGA comes from the exons ATG TCTGGAAGAAAAGAAACGGTCCTGGATTTGGCGAAGTTTGTTGATAAGGGAGTCCAAGTGAAGCTTACTGGCGGAAGACAGG TGACTGGAACACTAAAAGGGTATGATCAATTGCTAAATCTTGTCCTGGATGAGGCCATAGAATTTCTCAGAG ATCCAGATGATCCCCTCAAGACTACTGATCATACGCGACGTCTTGGCTTGATA ATATGTAGGGGTACTGCAGTGATGCTTGTATCACCTACTGATGGCACAGACGAGATTGCAAATCCTTTTGTCCAGCCAGATGGTGCATAA
- the LOC113764053 gene encoding uncharacterized protein At5g08430, which translates to MKDDSSFWVEESSDPSFLPMKKRRKVRKLEFVGWGSKPLMEFLESIGKDTSKKLNRYEVTAIMNEYINANNLADPAKKKKIMCDQWLYALFGKRSIPRIKVYDLLEAHFAENHDSSEDDSQYSSEEEGGNITYMNKKASTLEHKLSYQQKKVPESPKSCFAAVIPENIKLVYLKRSLVQDLVTAPESFEDKLMGSFVKIKSDPDDYLQKNSHQLQQIIGIQMIEAGDGSKEVYLRLSNYMKEVRIQMLSDDNFSEAECQDLRERVKAGLLKRPTVVELEMKAKMLHKDITKHWIPRQIALLQKFIDRANEKGWRREMFEHLERKEQLVKSSEQERLLAETPKVIADEIEPEATPVDALEKVEERNSSSPKSSHLEASNINLTYDAGCADVGIHSRHSEGNSDKEISGSLCEIPCVEDVNDYQHSDLVQKARVPVVVNGEQSSTDVQAVDSEDNGGSPGISEKEVKPAQVIELSDDESEVEDVKIEKHTAVGNPDECLWHYLDPQGMVQGPFSMTSLKRWSDANYFDRDFKVWKIGESLDKAVLLIDALRQNFPCKEIEN; encoded by the exons ATGAAGGACGATTCATCTTTTTGGGTGGAAGAATCCAGTGACCCATCCTTCCTTCCTatgaaaaaaaggagaaaagtgAGGAAACTAGAGTTTGTTGGGTGGGGGTCAAAACCTCTCATGGAGTTTCTTGAATCAATCGGAAAGGATACCAGCAAGAAGCTGAATCGGTACGAGGTTACAGCCATCATGAATGAATATATAAATGCCAATAACCTAGCTGATCCtgcaaagaagaagaaaattatgTGTGATCAATGGCTTTATGctctttttggaaaaagatCCATCCCTCGGATAAAGGTCTATGATCTGCTGGAAGCTCATTTTGCTGAAAACCATGATAGTTCAGAAGATGATTCTCAATACAGTTCAGAAGAGGAGGGTGGTAATATAACCTATATGAACAAGAAAGCTTCAACTTTAGAGCACAAATTATCTTACCAACAGAAAAAAGTCCCTGAAAGTCCTAAAAGCTGTTTTGCCGCTGTCATTCCTGAAAATATTAAGCTTGTCTATCTAAAAAGGAGTCTAGTTCAGGATCTTGTAACTGCCCCTGAAAGTTTTGAAGATAAATTGATGGGTAGCTTCGTGAAGATTAAATCTGACCCCGATGATTACTTACAGAAAAACTCCCACCAGCTGCAGCAAATAATAG GTATTCAGATGATTGAAGCAGGCGATGGTAGCAAAGAAGTTTACCTTCGACTTTCAAATTACATGAAAGAAGTACGAATTCAAATGTTGTCCGATGATAACTTCTCTGAG GCAGAATGTCAGGATTTGCGTGAAAGGGTCAAAGCTGGTTTGCTTAAAAGGCCTACTGTT GTGGAGCTTGAGATGAAAGCTAAAATGTTGCACAAGGATATAACAAAGCAT TGGATTCCAAGACAAATTGCCCTTTTGCAAAAGTTTATCGATCGGGCGAATGAGAAGGGGTGGCGTAGAGA AATGTTTGAGCACTTGGAAAGAAAAGAGCAGCTGGTGAAGTCATCTGAACAGGAAAGACTTCTAGCAGAGACGCCCAAAGTGATCGCTGATGAAATAGAGCCTGAAGCCACACCTGTGGATGCCCTAGAAAAGGTAGAAGAAAGGAATAGTTCTTCACCAAAATCAAGTCATTTGGAGGCTTCAAATATCAATCTTACTTATGATGCAG GTTGTGCAGATGTAGGGATCCATTCCAGACATAGTGAGGGCAATTCAGATAAGGAGATTAGTGGTTCTCTTTGTGAAATTCCATGTGTAGAAGATGTAAATG ACTACCAACACTCGGATCTTGTTCAGAAAGCAAGAGTGCCTGTCGTCGTGAATGGTGAGCAAAGCAGTACAGATGTGCAGGCTGTTGATTCAGAAGACAATGGGGGTTCTCCGGGAATATCAGAAAAAGAGGTTAAACCAGCTCAAGTGATTGAATTAAGTGATGATGAATCTGAAGTTGAAGATGTGAAGATTGAAAAGCATACTGCTGTTGGAAACCCTGACGAATGTTTATGGCATTATTTGGATCCACAGGGAATGGTGCAAGGTCCCTTTTCAATGACTTCGCTAAAGCGATGGAGTGATGCCAACTACTTCGACCGAGACTTCAAGGTTTGGAAGATTGGTGAAAGCCTGGACAAGGCGGTCTTACTGATTGACGCTCTTCGCCAGAATTTCCCTTGTAAAGAAATAGAGAATTAA